Proteins encoded together in one Vigna angularis cultivar LongXiaoDou No.4 chromosome 5, ASM1680809v1, whole genome shotgun sequence window:
- the LOC108319546 gene encoding uncharacterized protein LOC108319546, whose protein sequence is MSRRARTPPPLNATTELAQALRQISRVLQGQQEQQVEQAARPRVGMNDVLRHNPIKFNGKVTPDEADDWICCNEKIFAAIECSEAQKLVFATYMVAGEAEYWWRGLQIEMDARGEVACWEDFKTGFLERYFPANAKMEREAEFLTLQQGNMSVQAYKERFEYLARFYTQNLSAQWKCRKFDRGLCHDLMKALILLKINHFPELVEQAKVVERIKEKGRVMRIQKGSFSRSKNQKKPYERPHFFSQGILKCFECGGNHHRRNCPKLVNIKKEERTCFMCNKPGHISRDCPQRKAFGAVPQKTFDGGKSQASGRVFAMSGTEAKKSGNLILDTCSLFEENVLVLFDSGATHSFVSLLCVENLGLSVLDMGCELIVSTPTSGQVLTSLVCVGCPIVVRGHKSKVNLVCLPLKGLDVILGMDWLVDNHVLIDCGRQKLVFQEPEGFEVSTSKEVMHDLKDGGIYFAVMVKEQRENTDEQISGIHVVEEFADGFPEEVPGLPPSREVDFAIDLIPGTGPVSMAPYHMAPAELTELKKQIEELLEKKFIRPSVSPWGAPVLLVKKKDGSSRLCIDYR, encoded by the coding sequence ATGTCAAGACGGGCAAGAACTCCTCCTCCACTCAATGCCACTACGGAACTCGCACAGGCTCTTCGACAAATATCTAGGGTACTCCAAGGACAACAAGAGCAACAGGTTGAACAAGCAGCCAGACCTCGTGTAGGCATGAATGATGTTTTGCGTCACAACCCTATTAAGTTTAATGGGAAGGTTACTCCAGATGAAGCTGACGACTGGATTTGCTGTAATGAGAAAATTTTTGCTGCAATTGAATGTTCGGAGGCGCAGAAACTGGTTTTTGCTACTTACATGGTGGCCGGGGAGGCAGAATACTGGTGGCGCGGCCTTCAAATTGAGATGGATGCTCGAGGGGAAGTTGCTTGTTGGGAGGACTTCAAGACCGGATTCTTAGAGAGGTACTTTCCTGCCAATGCTAAAATGGAGAGGGAGGCAGAATTCTTAACTCTACAACAAGGCAATATGTCAGTACAGGCTTACAAGGAGAGGTTTGAATATCTGGCCCGATTCTATACCCAGAATTTGAGCGCGCAATGGAAGTGCAGAAAGTTTGACAGAGGTTTGTGCCATGATTTGATGAAAGCCCTCATCCTGTTGAAAATCAATCATTTTCCTGAACTTGTGGAGCAAGCTAAAGTGGTGGAACGAATAAAGGAGAAAGGACGAGTAATGAGGATTCAAAAAGGAAGTTTCTCAAGGAGCAAGAATCAGAAGAAGCCTTATGAAAGACCACATTTTTTCAGTCAAGGGATCCTGAAGTGCTTTGAGTGTGGCGGAAATCATCATAGAAGGAACTGTCCCAAACTCGTGAATATcaagaaggaagaaaggacATGTTTCATGTGCAACAAGCCTGGACACATATCTCGTGACTGCCCTCAAAGAAAAGCGTTCGGTGCGGTGCCTCAGAAGACTTTTGACGGTGGGAAGTCACAAGCATCAGGCAGGGTGTTTGCCATGTCTGGGACTGAAGCAAAGAAGTCAGGTAATTTGATACTAGATACTTGTTCTTTGTTTGAAGAAAATGTacttgttttatttgattcGGGTGCGACGCACTCGTTTGTGTCCTTGTTATGTGTGGAGAATCTTGGTCTCTCTGTTCTTGATATGGGGTGTGAGCTAATTGTCTCTACGCCAACATCTGGACAAGTTTTAACCAGTTTAGTCTGTGTTGGGTGTCCGATTGTAGTGAGAGGACATAAGTCCAAAGTCAACTTGGTATGTCTTCCGCTTAAGGGTTTGGACGTGATCTTGGGGATGGATTGGTTAGTTGATAACCATGTGTTGATTGATTGCGGACGTCAGAAATTAGTTTTCCAAGAACCAGAAGGTTTTGAGGTGTCAACATCGAAAGAAGTCATGCATGATCTCAAGGATGGAGGGATTTATTTTGCAGTAATGGTGAAAGAGCAAAGAGAAAACACAGACGAGCAGATCAGTGGAATACATGTGGTAGAAGAGTTCGCAGATGGGTTCCCTGAGGAGGTTCCAGGATTGCCACCAAGTCGAGAGGTGGACTTCGCAATTGATCTAATACCAGGAACAGGGCCAGTATCAATGGCTCCATATCATATGGCTCCAGCAGAGTTGACTGAGTTGAAGaaacaaattgaagaattgCTAGAGAAGAAGTTTATCAGGCCGAGTGTTTCACCATGGGGTGCACCTGTGTTACTGGTTAAGAAGAAAGACGGAAGCTCGAGGTTGTGCATTGATTATCGGTAA